One window from the genome of Cytophagia bacterium CHB2 encodes:
- a CDS encoding PDZ domain-containing protein, protein MPMNRRFKLPAALVFGSLLVFFTFCSSRDDNKAILMKVKSIRGSAESGEMILVLREDQGDRILPLSVGGEQALAIHLGQQHVTTPRPMTHDLIVNIFKSLTIEVERITITELKGGTYYAEIVLQNGSKTYRIDARPSDAIALSLRVDAPIYAMPNLLMEFSEEPEASTAFSSQTEAASWGMTVQAITPALAEFFGEKEGVLISSVWEESPAEKGGLQAGDILLQVEQSRIHN, encoded by the coding sequence ATGCCTATGAACCGCCGTTTCAAGCTCCCCGCCGCCCTTGTGTTCGGGAGTCTTCTCGTTTTTTTTACGTTTTGTTCCTCCCGCGACGATAACAAAGCCATTCTAATGAAAGTCAAATCCATTCGCGGCAGCGCCGAGTCCGGCGAAATGATTTTGGTGTTGCGCGAAGATCAGGGCGACCGCATCCTGCCGCTGTCCGTCGGCGGCGAACAGGCGTTGGCGATTCACCTGGGCCAGCAGCATGTGACCACGCCGCGCCCCATGACGCATGATCTCATTGTAAACATATTCAAATCGCTGACCATCGAAGTCGAGCGCATTACGATTACCGAGTTGAAAGGCGGCACATACTACGCGGAGATCGTGCTGCAAAACGGCTCGAAAACCTACCGCATTGATGCGCGGCCAAGCGATGCGATTGCATTATCATTGCGCGTCGATGCGCCGATTTATGCCATGCCGAATTTGTTGATGGAGTTCTCCGAAGAGCCGGAAGCTTCCACGGCCTTTTCCTCTCAAACCGAAGCCGCAAGCTGGGGCATGACCGTACAAGCGATAACACCGGCGCTGGCGGAATTTTTTGGCGAAAAAGAAGGGGTTCTGATTTCCAGCGTGTGGGAAGAGAGCCCTGCGGAAAAAGGCGGTTTGCAAGCCGGCGATATACTCCTGCAGGTCGAGCAATCACGCATTCACAAT
- a CDS encoding PAS domain S-box protein encodes MAKAARIIHRDGSLRWVKSTIALNKDEHGRVLSYDGLITNISVRKSAEEALRESEQRYKRLLASVTDYIYTVRIANGVALETTHGPGCVAVTGYAPEEFDADKELWYRMLHEDDRATVIARANRAMQGEAVPGLEHRIIHKDGGVRWVKNFIVLRREAQGAVVSYDGLVRNITARKRAEALAEERRQQLMQADKLASLGILVQGVAHEINNPNNFILLNAKFLSRGWREVKPILDEYAARNGDFILAGLRYSQMYDKISQLFAGLIDGSKRIQKIVLSLKNFGHEGVRGARDLVDINNVVENAVTIVNALIKKSTERFQVSLAQNLPPVMGNAQQLEQVLINLLTNSCQALRRRDAGLRLETLHEAERNRLVVRVSDEGIGIPEADLKRIFDPFFTTKRELGGTGLGLSISYKIITDHGGDLSFKSQVERGTTATVTLPAANIAVPSSGAFRTAAKALS; translated from the coding sequence ATGGCGAAGGCTGCGCGCATCATCCACCGCGACGGCTCCCTGCGCTGGGTAAAGAGCACTATTGCCCTGAACAAAGACGAGCATGGCCGCGTGCTTTCGTATGACGGCTTGATCACCAACATCAGCGTGCGCAAGAGCGCGGAGGAAGCGCTGCGCGAAAGCGAACAGCGCTACAAGCGCCTGCTTGCTTCTGTGACGGATTATATCTACACCGTGCGCATTGCCAACGGCGTTGCGCTCGAAACCACGCACGGCCCCGGCTGCGTTGCGGTAACCGGCTACGCGCCGGAAGAATTCGACGCCGACAAAGAGTTGTGGTATCGCATGCTGCATGAAGATGATCGCGCCACCGTGATCGCCCGCGCCAATCGCGCCATGCAGGGCGAGGCCGTGCCCGGCCTGGAACACCGCATCATTCACAAAGACGGCGGCGTGCGGTGGGTGAAGAATTTCATCGTGCTGCGCCGCGAGGCGCAGGGCGCAGTGGTTTCGTACGACGGCCTGGTGCGCAACATTACTGCCAGAAAAAGAGCCGAGGCGCTGGCGGAGGAGCGGCGGCAGCAACTCATGCAAGCCGACAAGCTGGCGAGTCTGGGCATTCTGGTGCAGGGCGTGGCGCATGAAATCAACAATCCCAACAACTTCATTTTGCTGAACGCAAAATTTCTGTCGCGCGGCTGGCGCGAAGTCAAACCGATTCTCGATGAATATGCCGCCCGCAACGGCGATTTTATTCTCGCCGGACTGCGCTATTCGCAGATGTATGATAAAATCTCGCAATTGTTTGCCGGATTGATCGACGGCTCGAAACGCATTCAAAAAATCGTGCTCAGTTTGAAAAATTTCGGCCATGAAGGCGTGCGCGGCGCGCGCGATTTGGTCGATATCAACAACGTGGTGGAAAACGCCGTCACCATCGTCAATGCGCTGATCAAAAAATCCACCGAACGATTTCAGGTGTCGCTCGCGCAAAATCTTCCGCCTGTCATGGGCAATGCCCAGCAGCTCGAACAAGTGTTGATCAATCTTCTCACCAATTCTTGCCAGGCCTTGCGGCGCCGGGACGCGGGCCTGCGTCTCGAAACCTTGCACGAGGCCGAACGCAACCGCCTCGTCGTGCGCGTCAGCGACGAGGGCATCGGCATTCCGGAAGCCGATCTCAAGCGCATTTTCGATCCTTTTTTCACCACCAAACGCGAGCTGGGCGGCACCGGCTTGGGCCTTTCGATTTCTTACAAAATCATTACGGATCATGGCGGCGATCTGAGTTTCAAATCGCAGGTGGAAAGGGGCACGACGGCAACCGTGACGCTGCCCGCGGCAAATATCGCCGTGCCGAGTTCCGGCGCCTTTCGCACTGCGGCAAAGGCTCTGTCATAA
- a CDS encoding sigma-54-dependent Fis family transcriptional regulator, which produces MNPTTYPEYPVLLIDDEERFLFSMEITLHAGGITAVTKCQDSRQALALLAQQKHSVVLLDLYMPHLSGKELLPQLIEAHPETPVIVLTAVNEVETAVECIKAGAFEYIVKPVDDARLVTAIRHALHMQEIKNENDLLKKSLLSDDHLQHPEAFAEIITQHAAMLRIFKYIEAIAATPLPVLITGETGVGKELVANAIHRVSGRPGEFVAVNVAGVEDTLFSDTLFGHLRGAFTGAEKLRRGLIEQAAGGTLFLDEIGDLSAESQVKLLRLLQEGRYYPLGSDMPKMSEARIVAATHQDLAAKLNAGSFRKDLYFRLQAHHIHIPPLRQRLDDLPFLIESYLEKAARVLNKKKPTAPRELAALLRTYPFPGNVRELEGMIFDAVSRHTAGVLSMNSFREKISQTSGTGSPPGAMSLPRVESETLNALKFSERLPTLAEAEQLLIQEALRRADGNQTIAASLLGVSRRALNNRLRREERE; this is translated from the coding sequence ATGAACCCCACCACCTATCCCGAGTATCCTGTGCTGCTCATCGATGATGAAGAGCGCTTTCTATTCAGCATGGAAATCACGTTGCACGCCGGCGGCATTACGGCCGTGACCAAATGCCAGGACAGCCGGCAAGCGCTGGCATTGTTGGCGCAGCAAAAGCATTCCGTGGTGTTGCTGGACTTGTACATGCCGCATCTCTCGGGAAAAGAGCTGTTGCCACAGCTCATCGAAGCGCATCCGGAAACGCCCGTTATTGTGTTGACCGCGGTGAACGAGGTCGAAACCGCGGTGGAGTGTATAAAGGCGGGCGCGTTCGAGTACATCGTCAAGCCGGTGGATGATGCGCGGCTGGTGACTGCCATCCGGCATGCCCTGCACATGCAAGAGATCAAAAATGAAAACGATTTGCTGAAAAAATCGTTGTTATCCGATGATCACTTGCAGCATCCGGAAGCGTTTGCAGAAATCATTACGCAGCATGCTGCCATGCTTCGCATTTTTAAATATATCGAAGCGATTGCCGCCACGCCCCTGCCCGTGCTCATCACCGGCGAAACCGGGGTGGGCAAGGAACTGGTGGCGAATGCCATTCATCGCGTGAGCGGCCGGCCGGGCGAATTCGTTGCCGTCAATGTCGCCGGCGTGGAAGACACATTGTTCTCCGACACCTTGTTCGGGCATCTGCGCGGCGCGTTCACGGGCGCGGAAAAGCTGCGCCGCGGCTTGATCGAGCAGGCCGCCGGCGGAACATTATTTTTGGATGAAATCGGCGATTTGAGCGCTGAATCGCAAGTGAAGCTGCTGCGGCTGCTGCAAGAGGGCCGTTATTATCCGCTAGGCTCGGATATGCCCAAAATGTCGGAAGCGCGCATTGTGGCGGCAACGCATCAAGACCTGGCCGCAAAACTGAACGCGGGAAGCTTCCGCAAAGATCTCTACTTTCGCCTGCAAGCGCATCACATTCACATTCCACCGCTGCGCCAGCGCCTGGACGATCTGCCATTCTTGATAGAAAGTTATTTGGAAAAAGCCGCGCGTGTGCTCAACAAAAAGAAGCCGACCGCGCCGCGCGAGCTGGCCGCGCTGTTGCGCACCTACCCCTTTCCCGGCAACGTGCGCGAATTGGAAGGCATGATCTTCGACGCCGTGAGCCGGCATACCGCCGGCGTGCTGTCGATGAATTCCTTTCGCGAGAAAATTTCGCAAACCAGCGGAACAGGAAGCCCGCCGGGCGCGATGTCTTTGCCGCGCGTGGAAAGCGAAACCCTGAACGCCTTGAAGTTTTCAGAGCGTCTTCCCACACTGGCGGAAGCCGAACAATTGCTGATTCAGGAAGCGCTGCGGCGCGCGGATGGCAATCAAACCATTGCCGCCAGCTTGTTGGGAGTATCGCGGCGCGCCTTGAACAATCGTCTTCGCCGCGAAGAACGGGAATGA
- a CDS encoding aminotransferase class III-fold pyridoxal phosphate-dependent enzyme — MQLQLSRVGTMSLLNFVSDEMIPGLLNNWTEHLNRVYGTKTVSAKYHALEWSAQGYVIKDTRGREYLDFLGGYGIFNIGHRHPRVVSAVKEQLDRMPLGSKEMLHPQGGLLAKKLAEITPGNLKYAFFCNSGTEAVEGALKLAKLYTRKHEFVCAVDGYHGKTLGALSATYRRKFKDPFEPLLPGFTHVPFGEVEAMEKALTDKTAAVLLEPFQGEGGIRIPPMGYLRRVRDICTQKGVLLILDEIQCGLGRTGRMWGCDHEQVTPDILCSAKALGGGVLPIGAFIATEEVWQPLNEWPTIHTSTFGGNPLAATAALAALDVIEMEKLPQRAERVGNYLLDKLENLQTQHAQYLKEVRGLGLFIGLEFASDDIGNLLYELFFEEGVLVASILANPQIIRLEPPLIIDESVVDDFIARFEAVLQKLPKRMTQKS, encoded by the coding sequence ATGCAATTGCAATTGTCAAGGGTGGGAACTATGTCGCTTTTGAATTTTGTCTCGGACGAGATGATTCCGGGTTTGCTCAATAATTGGACGGAGCATCTCAATCGCGTGTACGGCACGAAAACCGTCTCTGCCAAGTATCATGCGCTGGAATGGAGCGCGCAAGGCTATGTCATCAAAGACACGCGCGGCCGGGAGTATCTCGATTTTTTGGGCGGTTATGGCATTTTTAATATCGGTCACCGCCATCCCCGCGTGGTGTCTGCGGTTAAGGAACAACTCGATCGCATGCCCCTGGGTTCCAAAGAGATGTTGCATCCGCAGGGCGGGCTGCTGGCCAAAAAACTGGCGGAGATTACGCCGGGCAATTTGAAATACGCCTTCTTTTGCAACAGCGGCACCGAGGCTGTGGAGGGCGCGCTCAAACTCGCAAAACTTTATACCCGCAAACACGAGTTTGTGTGTGCGGTGGACGGCTATCATGGCAAAACGCTGGGTGCGTTGAGCGCGACGTATCGCCGCAAATTTAAAGATCCGTTTGAACCGCTGCTGCCGGGCTTCACGCATGTGCCGTTCGGCGAGGTGGAGGCTATGGAAAAAGCGCTCACCGACAAAACCGCGGCGGTGCTGCTCGAGCCGTTTCAAGGTGAAGGCGGCATTCGCATTCCGCCGATGGGCTATTTGCGGCGCGTGCGCGACATCTGCACGCAAAAAGGCGTGTTGCTCATTCTCGACGAGATTCAATGCGGCCTCGGGCGCACTGGCAGAATGTGGGGCTGTGATCATGAACAAGTGACGCCGGACATTTTGTGCAGCGCCAAGGCGTTGGGCGGCGGCGTGTTGCCGATCGGCGCGTTCATTGCGACCGAAGAGGTGTGGCAACCGTTGAACGAGTGGCCCACGATTCATACCAGCACGTTCGGCGGCAATCCTTTGGCGGCGACGGCGGCATTGGCAGCGCTCGACGTCATAGAGATGGAAAAGCTGCCGCAGCGCGCCGAACGCGTGGGCAATTATTTGTTGGACAAGCTCGAAAACCTGCAAACACAGCACGCGCAATACCTCAAGGAAGTACGCGGGCTGGGCTTGTTCATCGGGCTGGAGTTTGCCAGCGACGACATTGGTAATTTGCTTTATGAATTGTTCTTTGAGGAAGGCGTGCTGGTTGCGTCAATTCTCGCGAATCCCCAAATCATCCGGCTGGAGCCGCCGCTTATCATCGATGAAAGCGTGGTGGATGATTTCATCGCGCGCTTTGAAGCTGTGCTGCAAAAGCTGCCAAAACGAATGACTCAAAAATCATAA
- a CDS encoding adenylate/guanylate cyclase domain-containing protein has protein sequence MNLSQALTNKWILGSAISLFSVLLAFILGFTTAFENLELKSYDLRFDLRGPSPPEGIAALDIVIVDIDDQSFFDLPSRWPFPRTYYAKLVDNLTRAGARLILFDIIFSEPTLSNPAEDQALATASRRSGRVVFAGKKAFDLAYGGTLNTYIVKPIKPLLQSGPWGIVNIEEDIDGFVRRYLLYENWEGASYLPLALHAWRHLTHEEAASPDKKNGVVQLPSRAELPRFTNSSFLINFRGPARTFPTYSLSSVLDDRDFQLAVAELDTNYFDNVFLPNEVFKDKIVFVGASAEELQDVKFTPFYGEGEGRRKLPGVEVHANALSTLLLGDSIKRTPFWVDLLVLLLAAFVTMVLVLQTRTLTGLVLVALELMILLGVAVFFFIKLLTWAPVIAPTLAIVLSYIGNNAQIIIAERRERWRTKRVFQQYVSESIVNSILASGAMPKFGGEKRQLTVLFSDIRGFTTYCEKHSPETVVQRLNEYLTEMTEIIKQRQGTLDKYVGDEIMAVYGAPYHYPNHAEKACETAVEMIDRLREMQKRWSANAQDYFQIGVGINTGHMIVGNMGSQQLFDYTVIGDEVNLGARLEGANKEYWTSIIVSESTYEQVKERAHVRELDLVRVKGKKRPVKIFELRSMEPLPAIEEDLIIQIYTQGLELYKQREWTRALQQFKRVLRYFPSDGPSRVYVTRCFNFIESPPPENWDGVYEFKTK, from the coding sequence GTGAATCTGTCGCAAGCGCTGACCAACAAATGGATTTTAGGCAGCGCGATCAGCTTGTTCTCCGTGCTGCTCGCCTTCATTCTTGGCTTTACCACCGCATTCGAGAATCTCGAGCTTAAATCCTACGATCTTCGTTTTGACTTGCGCGGGCCGTCGCCCCCGGAGGGGATCGCTGCGCTCGATATCGTGATCGTCGATATCGACGATCAATCCTTTTTTGATTTGCCGAGCCGCTGGCCTTTTCCTCGCACCTACTATGCCAAGCTGGTCGATAATCTCACCCGCGCCGGTGCGCGCTTGATTCTGTTCGACATCATTTTTTCAGAGCCGACGCTTTCGAATCCCGCCGAAGATCAGGCGCTCGCCACAGCCTCGCGGCGCTCGGGCCGGGTCGTATTCGCGGGTAAAAAGGCTTTTGATCTCGCGTACGGCGGCACCCTCAACACCTACATCGTCAAGCCCATTAAGCCGCTCTTGCAAAGCGGGCCGTGGGGAATCGTGAATATCGAGGAGGATATTGACGGGTTTGTGCGGCGGTATTTGCTGTATGAAAACTGGGAGGGGGCGAGCTATTTGCCGTTGGCGTTGCATGCCTGGCGCCATCTCACACACGAAGAAGCCGCCTCGCCGGACAAGAAAAACGGCGTGGTGCAATTGCCCAGCCGCGCGGAATTGCCGCGCTTTACCAACAGCAGCTTTTTGATCAATTTTCGCGGACCGGCACGCACGTTTCCCACGTATTCGCTTTCCAGTGTGCTGGATGACCGTGATTTTCAGCTTGCGGTCGCCGAACTTGACACGAATTATTTTGACAATGTTTTCCTGCCCAACGAGGTTTTCAAAGACAAAATCGTTTTTGTCGGCGCCTCTGCCGAAGAATTGCAAGACGTCAAGTTTACGCCGTTTTATGGCGAGGGCGAGGGCCGGCGCAAACTGCCGGGCGTGGAGGTGCATGCGAACGCCCTGAGCACATTGCTTCTGGGTGATTCCATCAAACGCACGCCGTTTTGGGTTGATCTTCTGGTGCTGCTGCTGGCCGCTTTCGTCACGATGGTTCTCGTGCTGCAAACCCGCACACTGACCGGCCTGGTTTTGGTGGCGTTGGAGCTAATGATTCTGTTGGGCGTGGCGGTGTTCTTTTTCATCAAGCTGTTGACCTGGGCGCCGGTGATTGCCCCCACTCTGGCGATTGTGTTGAGCTATATCGGCAACAACGCCCAAATCATCATTGCCGAGCGCCGCGAGCGCTGGCGCACCAAACGCGTGTTTCAACAATACGTTTCCGAGAGCATCGTCAACAGCATTCTGGCCTCGGGCGCGATGCCGAAGTTCGGCGGCGAAAAGCGCCAGCTCACGGTGTTGTTCAGCGACATTCGCGGCTTCACCACGTATTGCGAAAAACACTCGCCCGAAACCGTGGTGCAACGCCTCAACGAATATCTCACCGAGATGACCGAAATCATCAAGCAGCGCCAGGGCACGCTCGACAAATACGTCGGCGACGAAATCATGGCGGTTTACGGCGCGCCCTATCATTATCCCAATCATGCCGAGAAAGCGTGTGAAACCGCGGTGGAAATGATCGACCGCCTGCGCGAGATGCAAAAGCGCTGGTCCGCAAATGCGCAGGATTATTTTCAAATCGGTGTCGGCATCAACACCGGGCACATGATCGTGGGGAACATGGGCTCGCAGCAATTGTTCGATTACACCGTCATCGGCGATGAAGTCAATCTCGGCGCGCGGCTGGAAGGCGCCAATAAAGAATATTGGACGTCGATCATCGTATCGGAATCGACCTACGAGCAGGTGAAAGAACGCGCGCATGTGCGCGAGCTTGATTTGGTGCGGGTGAAGGGCAAGAAGCGTCCGGTGAAAATTTTTGAATTGCGCAGCATGGAGCCACTGCCCGCAATCGAAGAAGACTTGATCATTCAAATTTATACCCAGGGCTTGGAGCTTTACAAACAGCGGGAATGGACGCGCGCCTTGCAGCAATTCAAGCGCGTGTTGCGTTATTTTCCCTCGGACGGCCCGTCGCGCGTTTATGTGACGCGCTGTTTCAATTTCATCGAGTCGCCGCCGCCGGAAAACTGGGACGGCGTTTATGAATTCAAAACAAAATGA